The Methanoculleus marisnigri JR1 genome window below encodes:
- a CDS encoding ATP-binding protein — MRGCAELLSELNTCDEHWRIEAKETSRTLGKTASQTISAFSNEPGIEGGYLLLGVSRDPASGNYRVTGVHEPDKLQREVASLCASAFNRPLRPNVQVCMVDEKPVIVVYIPEEVPHNKPIYIKAQGLPRGAYRRIGSTAQHCTDEDIRMFHTSAERRTYDESVIPGASLDDIDPHAIDEYRRARRAANPHAPELNWNDGDLLLALKCADKQGDELIPTLAGVLLFGRDMAIRKYLPLMRVDYIRVPGHKWDGEISYALEFREPLLRMIPRVIAGVMDDIPRCVAFHEGSIQRHERPLIPERVVREAVVNALMHRNYRSCGTIRIIRYPGRLEITNPGHSLVEIGDEGSITSVTRNPAIAAVLHDTNLAENKGSGIRMMVQLTREARLSPPVFESNHQADYFRAAFSLHHFFSEEELEWLRGFSAADLSDEEAMALVFVRRNGSISNEQCRDLIELDVVGASKLLGKLRDLGFLIQHPHGAMTFYTPTGQLGVAPVCTTHQRVEVSLDEEETLSVDSEAILPDIAESIRMLGKRSSPQEVMRVIVQICSVRPSSAGEIAQLVGRSKKWVSASYLKPMIHDGQLEYVIPGEPNHPEQKYKVGRSEQEI; from the coding sequence ATGCGGGGTTGTGCGGAACTTCTATCAGAACTTAATACATGTGACGAACATTGGCGCATCGAAGCGAAAGAAACATCCAGAACTCTGGGGAAAACCGCCTCTCAGACGATATCGGCGTTCTCTAACGAGCCCGGTATCGAGGGGGGGTATCTCCTGCTCGGTGTTTCCCGCGACCCGGCTTCCGGGAACTATAGAGTTACCGGCGTCCACGAACCCGATAAATTACAGAGAGAAGTTGCTTCACTCTGTGCCTCCGCGTTCAACCGGCCCCTGAGGCCGAATGTGCAGGTCTGCATGGTTGATGAAAAACCGGTGATCGTGGTGTACATCCCCGAAGAAGTGCCCCATAATAAGCCCATTTACATAAAAGCGCAAGGTCTGCCGCGAGGCGCCTACCGCCGCATCGGCTCGACGGCTCAGCATTGTACTGACGAGGATATCCGGATGTTCCATACGAGTGCAGAACGGAGGACGTATGACGAGTCGGTTATTCCCGGTGCGTCATTGGATGATATCGATCCGCATGCAATCGATGAATACCGGCGAGCACGACGCGCAGCCAACCCGCATGCACCGGAGTTGAACTGGAATGATGGAGACCTTCTCCTTGCCCTGAAGTGTGCGGATAAGCAAGGCGATGAGCTAATCCCCACGTTGGCCGGGGTTCTCCTCTTTGGAAGGGATATGGCAATCCGGAAGTATCTCCCGCTGATGCGTGTTGATTACATCCGCGTTCCAGGCCACAAATGGGATGGAGAGATCTCGTACGCGCTTGAGTTCCGCGAACCGCTGTTACGTATGATTCCACGGGTCATCGCAGGTGTTATGGACGATATTCCAAGGTGCGTGGCGTTCCATGAGGGGTCCATCCAGCGGCACGAAAGACCCCTTATCCCTGAGCGAGTCGTCCGCGAAGCGGTTGTGAACGCGCTGATGCACCGAAACTATCGATCTTGCGGGACGATACGGATTATCCGTTATCCGGGAAGGCTGGAGATAACGAATCCTGGACACTCACTTGTTGAGATCGGCGATGAGGGAAGTATTACCTCTGTTACCAGAAATCCGGCCATTGCAGCGGTTCTGCACGATACAAACCTGGCTGAGAACAAAGGTAGTGGAATCCGGATGATGGTACAGTTAACCCGGGAAGCCCGCCTGTCCCCGCCGGTCTTTGAATCGAATCATCAGGCCGATTATTTCCGCGCCGCATTTTCCCTTCACCATTTCTTCTCTGAGGAAGAACTCGAATGGCTCCGTGGCTTCAGCGCTGCTGACTTATCCGATGAAGAGGCGATGGCTCTCGTCTTTGTCAGGCGGAACGGGTCTATCTCGAATGAGCAGTGTCGCGATCTGATCGAACTCGATGTGGTCGGTGCAAGCAAATTGCTCGGGAAACTCCGGGATCTGGGTTTTCTTATCCAGCATCCTCATGGCGCGATGACCTTCTATACTCCAACCGGGCAGCTCGGGGTTGCCCCTGTGTGCACGACTCACCAGCGGGTGGAGGTTTCGCTGGACGAGGAGGAGACTCTGAGTGTGGATTCTGAAGCAATCCTACCGGATATTGCCGAATCAATAAGAATGCTGGGTAAAAGGAGTTCGCCACAGGAAGTCATGCGAGTTATCGTTCAGATTTGCAGCGTGCGCCCCTCCTCTGCCGGGGAGATTGCCCAATTGGTTGGGAGAAGCAAAAAATGGGTATCAGCCAGTTACTTAAAACCGATGATACATGACGGGCAATTGGAATACGTGATCCCCGGAGAGCCAAACCATCCGGAGCAGAAATACAAAGTGGGAAGAAGTGAACAGGAGATCTGA